A region of Streptomyces paludis DNA encodes the following proteins:
- a CDS encoding MFS transporter has protein sequence MGRTEETEEPPIPVIGPATIVGVPAELHGERTPADAGTPGDVLPKVGARYIWFLLLALFGAYVAFVTPIAISLAIRIKALAPGHEDYLGYVIGAAATLSLISGPVTGILSDRTRTRFGRRRPWLVAGSLLGSLGLFVIAVAPDILGVGVGWVIAALGWNTVIGNITNSQADRLPESQRGKVGGLVGFVTMAAPVFGSVLGGTLARNSVLLFMVPAVIGVLLVLLFCFVVHEEDSRDQTFERRLDLRLLLAKFAFDPRRYPDFSWNWLARFLFYFGLTLSSTFTAFLFAQRLGRPVTELGTVIATAGMLGVVAVMAGAIGSGFVSDKLRRRKPFVLGAGLMFSAGAVIIALSTTLPLLLVGLFITNLGLGVFSAVDQALLLDVMPERDTEAGRFVGITGLANSIAQSVAPVVAPLFLAVGATAGNDKNYALLYCAAAVFTVLGGLVVLKVRSVR, from the coding sequence ATGGGCAGGACAGAAGAGACCGAAGAGCCGCCGATCCCCGTGATCGGTCCCGCAACGATCGTCGGCGTACCGGCAGAGCTTCACGGAGAGCGGACGCCGGCGGACGCCGGAACGCCCGGCGACGTCCTGCCCAAGGTGGGGGCCCGCTACATCTGGTTTCTCCTCCTCGCCCTGTTCGGCGCGTACGTCGCGTTCGTCACCCCCATCGCGATCTCGCTGGCCATCCGTATCAAGGCACTCGCACCGGGACACGAGGACTACCTCGGTTACGTGATCGGGGCCGCGGCGACGCTCTCCCTCATCTCGGGACCGGTCACCGGGATCCTCAGCGACCGCACCCGCACCCGCTTCGGCCGGCGCCGCCCGTGGCTCGTCGCCGGCTCTCTCCTCGGCTCGCTGGGGCTGTTCGTCATCGCCGTCGCGCCCGACATCCTCGGTGTCGGAGTGGGGTGGGTGATCGCGGCTCTGGGATGGAACACGGTCATCGGCAACATCACGAACTCGCAGGCAGATCGCCTTCCGGAGTCGCAGCGCGGGAAGGTCGGCGGCCTCGTCGGATTCGTCACCATGGCGGCTCCGGTCTTCGGCTCGGTGCTGGGCGGAACCCTGGCGAGGAACTCCGTCCTGCTGTTCATGGTCCCGGCCGTCATCGGTGTGCTCCTCGTGCTGCTGTTCTGCTTCGTCGTACACGAGGAAGACAGCCGGGACCAGACCTTCGAGCGTCGGCTCGACCTCCGACTGCTGCTGGCGAAGTTCGCCTTCGACCCGCGCCGTTACCCGGACTTCTCCTGGAACTGGCTCGCGCGCTTCCTGTTCTACTTCGGCCTGACCCTCAGCTCCACCTTCACCGCCTTCCTCTTCGCCCAGCGTCTGGGCCGCCCCGTCACCGAGCTGGGTACGGTCATCGCGACCGCCGGGATGCTGGGCGTCGTCGCGGTAATGGCCGGTGCCATCGGCAGCGGTTTCGTCTCCGACAAGCTGCGCCGGCGCAAGCCGTTCGTCCTGGGTGCCGGCCTGATGTTCTCGGCCGGTGCCGTGATCATCGCCTTGTCCACGACTCTTCCACTCCTGCTCGTCGGCCTGTTCATCACCAACCTCGGGCTCGGTGTGTTTTCTGCCGTCGACCAGGCGCTGCTCCTGGATGTGATGCCGGAGAGAGACACGGAGGCCGGCCGGTTCGTCGGAATCACCGGGCTCGCGAACTCCATCGCCCAGTCGGTCGCCCCCGTGGTCGCCCCGCTCTTCCTCGCTGTCGGCGCCACCGCGGGGAACGACAAGAACTACGCGCTGCTCTACTGCGCCGCCGCCGTCTTCACCGTGCTCGGCGGCCTCGTCGTCCTGAAGGTCAGATCCGTTCGCTGA